A window from Drosophila nasuta strain 15112-1781.00 chromosome 3, ASM2355853v1, whole genome shotgun sequence encodes these proteins:
- the LOC132793343 gene encoding nucleosome assembly protein 1-like 1-B, whose translation MEAPPEGNIEVESCNEVDDDKSNSDCQSMPAYMNSVLRRQYLQEMVKALPAAVQKRITVLKNLQMDHLKLEAAFFEEVYKLERQFQLKYQPMFEKRKEIVSGAVDPAEEKPKWKEPESLPDEVVGDAFNESLKAIKAMPQDAKGIPDFWLTVFRNTAMLSEMVQSHDEPAIRKLTDIVIKYDDEHSYILEFHFEKNEFFSNTVLTKQYFLKSTVDEDDPFAFEGPEIYKCKGCVINWEKKMNLTVKTIRKKQKHKERGAVRTIVKQVPTDSFFNFFNPPEVPTDKEDIDDDSQQILATDFEIGHFLRARIIPKAVLYFTGDIVDDEDDDDEEEYENEDDEYDDDEPEGGHSKPSGGSKKQSPNDCPNQ comes from the exons atGGAAGCGCCTCCAGAGGGAAACATCGAAGTCGAGTCTTGCAACGAAGTCGATGATGACAAATCGAATTCCGACTGCCAATCCAT GCCGGCTTACATGAATTCGGTGCTACGACGACAGTATTTGCAAGAAATGGTCAAAGCGTTGCCAGCAGCCGTtcaaaagagaatcaccgttttgaaaaatttgcaaatggaTCATTTGAAGTTGGAGGCAGCTTTCTTTGAGGAGGTCTACAAGCTGGAGAGGCAATTCCAATTAAAGTATCAACCCATGTTTGAAAAGCGCAAGGAAATTGTTTCCGGCGCCGTCGATCCAGCTGAAGAGAAGCCAAAATGGAAGGAACCCGAGAGTCTGCCCGATGAAGTTGTTGGCGATGCCTTCAACGAGTCGTTGAAAGCAATTAAGGCAATGCCTCAGGATGCCAAGGGTATCCCAGATTTTTGGCTGACAGTTTTCAGAAACACAGCAATGTTGTCCGAAATGGTTCAGTCTCACGACGAGCCGGCAATTCGCAAGCTCACGGACATTGTAATTAAGTATGATGATGAA CATTCTTACATTTTGGAGTTTCATTTCGAGAAAAATGAATTCTTCTCGAACACTGTGCTGACAAAGCAATACTTCCTAAAATCCACTGTTGATGAGGACGATCCATTTGCCTTTGAAGGTccagaaatttataaatgcaaG GGATGTGTCATAAACTGggagaaaaaaatgaatttgacAGTTAAAACCATCAGGAAGAAACAGAAGCATAAGGAACGTGGCGCCGTGCGCACAATTGTCAAACAGGTTCCTACAGATTCCTTCTTCAATTTCTTCAATCCACCAGAAGTTCCAACCGACAAGGAAGATATCGATGATGACTCTCAGCAG ATACTAGCTACCGATTTTGAAATCGGCCACTTTTTGCGGGCTCGAATTATTCCAAAAGCTGTGCTTTATTTCACCGGTGACATCGTCgatgatgaagatgacgacgatgaAGAGGAATACGAGAATGAAGATGATGAATACGACGACGATGAACCCGAGGGTGGGCACAGCAAACCTTCTGGTGGCAGCAAAAAACAGTCGCCAAACGACTGCCCTAATCAGTAg
- the LOC132793345 gene encoding uncharacterized protein LOC132793345, translated as MIYSKLGIFICNSTLITIFILSIHYADSKLDQKQIFLKHGTRYESTDILARAFKSDVRKTMTVQFFKNNTKTLETSVDLNENILKTSGCLPSDKISIVLHGWIQSCSDEWALSLIDRLSFYRKGCVICIDYSTVASSSYMRLYSNFEHITEAIVGIIIGLIQHGFDPNRAYLFGFSFGGQLASAVGRSLQPHFTLQNIDTCDMAGPGFDPIAVDHSKAGKNVQCFHSSRDKGTLIHSCHRNIMLGSCGLSQPSVASQLHLGSHGLCVDIYINSFDYPFYALKSPPPECISFTAAAKIPDDYTVGYDEHFNKQVMGKIYVPTSLHYPYNLSKKELQLLYMDFQRE; from the exons ATGATATACTCCAAACTAGggatttttatttgcaatagtACGCTCATAACAATTTTCATACTTTCAATCCATTACGCTGATTCTAAATTggaccaaaaacaaatattccTGAAACACGGAACACGCTATGAATCAACTG ATATCTTGGCCAGAGCATTTAAATCAGATGTTCGCAAAACGATGACAGTGCAATTTTTCAA AAACAATACGAAGACTTTGGAAACATCCGTTGATCtgaatgaaaatatactgaaaacatCAGGATGTCTACCATCAGATAAGATTTCGATTGTACTACATGGCTGGATCCAAAGTTGTTCCGATGAGTGGGCGCTTTCATTGATAGATC GCTTAAGTTTTTATCGCAAAGGATGTGTGATATGCATTGATTACAGCACCGTTGCCAGTTCGTCCTACATGAG GTTGTACTCAAATTTTGAGCACATTACTGAGGCAATTGTCGGAATTATTATAGGCCTAATACAACATGGCTTCGATCCCAACCGCGCATATTTGTTTGGCTTCAGTTTTGGTGGACAGCTGGCGTCTGCAGTTGGCAGATCCTTGCAGCCTCATTTCACTTTACAAAATATAGACa CTTGTGATATGGCCGGACCAGGTTTTGATCCCATTGCTGTGGATCATTCGAAAGCTGGCAAGAATGTGCAATGTTTTCACTCAAGTCGCGATAAGGGTACTTTAATACACTCTTGCCACAGAAATATTATGCTGGGCAGTTGTGGTCTCAGTCAGCCTTCTGTGGCCAGTCAGTTGCATCTGGGCAGTCATGGTCTGTGCGTCGATATCTACATTAATAGCTTTGACTATCCATTCTATGCTCTGAAATCGCCGCCACCCGAATGCATATCCTTTACAGCGGCAGCCAAAATTCCAGACGATTATACTGTTGGATACGATGAGCATTTCAACAA gCAAGTAATGGGCAAAATCTATGTACCCACGAGCTTACACTACCCCTACAATTTATCTAAAAAAGAGCTTCAATTGCTTTATATGGATTTTCAAAGAgaataa